The genomic interval ATTCAGTTAATTGCGACACAGAAATTTGTGAACCAACAGATCAGACCAATGCCTGGTCTTCAAGTAAATGTTGATGGCATGGTTGGTATGATTAAGACCGTTACTGGTGGAAGAACCTTGGTTGATTTTAACCATCCTTTGGCAGGGAAAGACGTTGTTTACAAGGTTAATATCGTACGAGTTATTGAGGAAAACGGTGAAAAGGTAAAGGCAGTGCTGAAAACAGAGTTTCATCTTGAAGCAGAGGTAACGATTGAAGGAACTACTGCTACGGTGCAGACCAAAAAGGAACTTCCACAAAAGATACAGGAAATTATTAAAGATCGGTTGCTGAAGCTTACCAATGTCACCGTCGCCTTTATGAGCAAAAAGGCCTAAATCAAAAAGGTTTAAATATAAGTAACGACAAAAGTACTACTGGACGAGAGTAGAGGGAAGAAGCGTGGACGATTTTATCATTAAACAAAACGAACAAACGGAGAGTGATGTTGTCTCGGAAGAGCAACCTATGCCTCTCCCGGTAAAAGAAGTTAAAGAATTCCGGGAAGTAAAACGAGAAAAGCTTCCCGAAGAGATTATGAGTAATAGGAATATTGTTGATGCTGAACTTGAGCAACTTCTCTCCAAGCAAAAAGCAACGATTAAGGTTATCGGGACTGGTGGTGGTGGTAATAATACCATTAATCGTATGGCTGAGATAGGTATCAGTGGCTGTGAAACCATTGCGGTTAACACTGATGCACAAGATCTTTTGTACACGACGGCTGATAAAAAGGTTTTGATTGGAAAGGCTATTACTAAAGGACTAGGTGCTGGTTCTATTCCTAAAGTTGGCGAAGAGGCTGCCCGGGAACAAGAGCACGAATTACGAAAGGCAATAGAAGGGGCTGATATGGTCTTTATTACATGTGGACTTGGCGGCGGCACAGGAACAGGATCTGCTCCAGTCATTGCAGAGGTTGCAAAAAAAAGCGGTGCATTAACCGTTGGTATTGTAACCGTTCCCTTTAGCATGGAAGGTCACCGAAGATATGAAAATGCGATGATGGGGCTGGAGAAGTTAGAAAATACGGTTGACACCCTTATTGTTATTCCCAATGATAAGCTCCTGGAACTTGCACCTGATCTGCCCTTGCAAACAAGCTTCAAGGTTGCCGATGAAATTTTAACGAACTCGGTTAAGGGCATAGCTGAACTGGTTACCAGAGCGGGCTTAGTAAATCTTGATTTTGCTGATATTCGCGCAGTTATGGATAAAGGAGGAGTGGCATTAATCGGCGTCGGAGAAAGCGACAGCGAAAATAGAGCTAAAGAGGCAGTAGAGAAGGCAATCTCCAACCCGCTCCTTGATGTGGATATTACCGGAGCAAACGGCGCACTGATCAATATTATTGGTGGTCCTGATATGACCTTGGACGAAGCACGAAGTGTCGTTGAGACGGTTTCCCAAAAACTGGATGATGATGCAAAGATCATTTGGGGAGCACAGATCAGTGATGATCTGCAACACACCCTGCGAACAATGCTCATTGTTACTGGCGTGAAAAGTCCACAGATCTTTGGTCCAAATAAGACCGTAACCCAGGCAAGGCGGGGAAATATCCAGAATGAATTAGGGATAGAATTTGTTGATTAGAGGAGTAAAGGATAACCATGTCATTTCTTATTCGTTTACAACAATTTTACCTTGAATGTCGACGAGTGCTCAAGGTAACAAAAAAGCCCAGTGGGCTTGAGTATAAGACCATTGTTAAGGTCTCTGGCCTTGGTATCATAATCATTGGTTTTATTGGATTTGTCTTACAGATGATTAAACAGCTCCTCTTTTAAAGAAATCCTGAGGAAATTGGTGATAACAAAATGACTGAAGAAGAAACCATTATTTTTGCCTTACGAACGGCAGCAAACCGAGAAGATCAAGTCATGGATTTTATTACGAGTAATGTCAAGAAGCGTGGCTTGGAAGTGTATAGCATTATAAGACCTCATGGTATGCGAGGCTATATCTTTCTCGAAGCGAAGACAAAGTCTGATGCAGAGCAGGCTGCCTTTAATATTCCTTATGCACGGGGAATTCTTCCTCAACCAGTGCAGTATAAAGAGATTGAGCACATGCTCGAGCAGGTAAAACGTGAAGTGAATATAAAAAAGAATGATATTGCAGAGATTATCACTGGGCCATTCAAGCGAGAGAAATGTAAAATTACTCGCATTGATAAGACCAAGGAAGAGGTTGTTGTTGAGCTCTTAGAGGCAGCAGTACCCATTCCGATCACCGTAAAAATGGATGCAGTTCGCGTTATTCGTCGAGATACGGCTGATGAGAGTGGCTCAACACCAGAAGCAGTGTCAGATGAAGGAGAGGAGGGATTTTAGGTTTCTTGTGTAAGTTGCCCAAGCCACAGCAAAACTTATAAAGTAGTTACCAATCCCTGCCATTTCAGTTGGTTTACGTTACCAGAGAAAACAGCGATAACCATGCCAAAAGAAGTTGTTGAAAGTTTAGTGGAAGGTGGAAAAGCAACCGCAGGTCCACCATTGGGTCCAGCACTTGGTCCTATGGGTATAAATATTGGTCAAGTTATTGCTGACATCAATAAAAAAACAGCTGATTTTAAAGGCATGCAGGTGCCTGTTAAGGTTATTGTTGATCGCGCGACAAAGAGCTATGAAATTACCGTTGGTACACCACCAGCAAGCGCGCTTATCAAGAAAGAAGCAAAGGTTCAGAAGGGTTCTGGTTCTCCAAAAGATACGAAAGTTGCTGATCTGAGAATTGAGCAGATCATTAAGATTGCCAAGATGAAAGAGGATTCTCTTCTCGGAAAAGATCTTAAACAAAAAATCAAGGAAGTTATTGGGACCTGTCGTTCTATGGGTGTCCTTGTTCATGGTGTAGAGCCTGTAGAGGCTATTAAACAAGTTAATGCAGGAAATTTTGATAAAGAAATCCGTGAAGAGAAGACCGAGCTTAGCGCTGAGGAGTTACGCCAGTTAGAAGAAGAGCGTAAGCGACTTGAAGAAGAGATGAAGGAGAAGCGCGAGGAATTCTTACGAAAGGCTAAAGCAATTGCCGAGGAATTCAAGGATAAAGAGCCACGAGAAATCCAGAAGAAGCTCATTGAAGCTGGTATTCCTGATAAGATTATCCACGAAGTTGTCAAGATAGAAGAGAAGAAACCTGAAGACAAAGGAGCCAAGCCTGAAGAGAAGAAGAAAGAAGAAAAGAAGAAAGAAGAAAAGAAGGCTTAATCCGTTGTTATGTGGAAATCTACCTCTACCGCCAAAGAAGCGAAATTCTTATAAAGAATATGCTTTATTAACGGTATACTATGAAACTAAATTCTATTTTTTCATTAATGGTGTTATTACTTCTCGTAGTTCTCATCAGTAGCTGTACATCTTTACCATCACCAAAAAATGTCACCGCTCCTTCCTTAAGCGATCCCTATAACAATACAATAAATACTGATGTAATGAATTCCAATGCAACAAATCCCAATATAACAACTTATGATATTAAAACAGAGACAGAAGGTGATACTGTTTTACGAGTAAGTAATTATCCTTGTAACTTAGATTCGGACTGTAAGGAATTTTGTTACGATTTAGGGAATAGGGGAGTAATCAGTTATAGTGTATCATGTAGACAGAATGTATGTGTTTGCACTGCTTCACGTTTTGCCGACTAATTTGCATTTCAACTCTTCGCTAACGTTTTAATCTACTTTTGCCAAAAGAAGGCTTAATCCGCTTCGACTGTCCAATGCGCTAAAATGGGCAGAGAGTCCTGTATTTCATGGATGTGCTAAGCTCACAATAAGGCGATTCTTATCTGGTACAGAAACATACACTTCCTCTCCGCCTTTAAGATTCAAACTTCGTGCTACATCTCTATTAATATACATACCTAATCGGTCATGCGAAAGTTTAATTATTTTCTGTTTTATCTTTAACGTTGATTCTTTTGCTTTGATTTCGTCAATAGCTTTAGTTATAGATTTTTCCTCAAAATCAAAATAGCCGCATTTACCGCATTGATAACTAGTCACCGGACTATCTGCGTCTTGAATCTTAACGTTGATTTTTTTCATTTTGGCATTGCATTTTGGGCATTTTTCCATATTCATCACCTTATTTCCTTTTAACATTTATCACATATAATATCTTATCTTTCAGTTCGCATAACATGTAAAATTTATCGTCCTCAATTTCGATTTTATCCCCTTTTTTCCTCTTATTTTTAATGGTATAAATCAAACGTATAACATCACTCCAAGCCAATGCTCCTTTGTGATATTCTTCAAAGTGATCGCTTCTTTTAATCTCTTTCCAATACATAATATCCTCTCGTTAATTATACTATAAATAGATAGTCATATCTACTATATAAATATTT from Candidatus Woesearchaeota archaeon carries:
- a CDS encoding protein translocase SEC61 complex subunit gamma, giving the protein MSFLIRLQQFYLECRRVLKVTKKPSGLEYKTIVKVSGLGIIIIGFIGFVLQMIKQLLF
- a CDS encoding peptidylprolyl isomerase, with amino-acid sequence MPKTVQKGDFIEMNYTGSLKDSGMVFDTTSETEAKQHDLYQEGMRYGSVIVCVGEGHLLKGLDQEIQGKEIGKDYTLSLAAIEAFGKKNPKLIQLIATQKFVNQQIRPMPGLQVNVDGMVGMIKTVTGGRTLVDFNHPLAGKDVVYKVNIVRVIEENGEKVKAVLKTEFHLEAEVTIEGTTATVQTKKELPQKIQEIIKDRLLKLTNVTVAFMSKKA
- a CDS encoding 50S ribosomal protein L11, with product MPKEVVESLVEGGKATAGPPLGPALGPMGINIGQVIADINKKTADFKGMQVPVKVIVDRATKSYEITVGTPPASALIKKEAKVQKGSGSPKDTKVADLRIEQIIKIAKMKEDSLLGKDLKQKIKEVIGTCRSMGVLVHGVEPVEAIKQVNAGNFDKEIREEKTELSAEELRQLEEERKRLEEEMKEKREEFLRKAKAIAEEFKDKEPREIQKKLIEAGIPDKIIHEVVKIEEKKPEDKGAKPEEKKKEEKKKEEKKA
- a CDS encoding transcription elongation factor Spt5 → MTEEETIIFALRTAANREDQVMDFITSNVKKRGLEVYSIIRPHGMRGYIFLEAKTKSDAEQAAFNIPYARGILPQPVQYKEIEHMLEQVKREVNIKKNDIAEIITGPFKREKCKITRIDKTKEEVVVELLEAAVPIPITVKMDAVRVIRRDTADESGSTPEAVSDEGEEGF
- the ftsZ gene encoding cell division protein FtsZ, with translation MPLPVKEVKEFREVKREKLPEEIMSNRNIVDAELEQLLSKQKATIKVIGTGGGGNNTINRMAEIGISGCETIAVNTDAQDLLYTTADKKVLIGKAITKGLGAGSIPKVGEEAAREQEHELRKAIEGADMVFITCGLGGGTGTGSAPVIAEVAKKSGALTVGIVTVPFSMEGHRRYENAMMGLEKLENTVDTLIVIPNDKLLELAPDLPLQTSFKVADEILTNSVKGIAELVTRAGLVNLDFADIRAVMDKGGVALIGVGESDSENRAKEAVEKAISNPLLDVDITGANGALINIIGGPDMTLDEARSVVETVSQKLDDDAKIIWGAQISDDLQHTLRTMLIVTGVKSPQIFGPNKTVTQARRGNIQNELGIEFVD